From Diospyros lotus cultivar Yz01 chromosome 4, ASM1463336v1, whole genome shotgun sequence, a single genomic window includes:
- the LOC127799128 gene encoding uncharacterized protein LOC127799128 isoform X4 yields MPIFSAALGSVSGGLAFLSHLFTTDTSSPPTHHHCVSVNFPVSCRNSSAGRHPLHPAKVSVSGDAKTEAIDQAAGQVEDSAESFRQARRSADWKAAKAYHERGFIYEGRIEGCNGGGLLVRFYSLVGFLPYPQLSPSHSCKAFNVEPNKGIREIAKALTGSLISVKVIQADQENRKLIFSEKEAVWSKFSQQINVGDIFEGRVASVEDFGAFVHLRFPDEVSWDLVQDVRDILTEGDEVRVKIIKIDREKSRVTLSIKQLEEDPLFETLEKVIPQDGSSIPGSSGTSTAFNIEPLPGLEAILEELLKEAGINDVRISRQGFEKRVVSQDLQLWLSNAPAIGNLFTLLARAGRQVQEIQLTTSLDQEGIKRALQRVLERVP; encoded by the exons ATGCCCATTTTCTCTGCCGCTTTGGGCTCAGTTTCAGGAGGCCTTGCCTTTCTCTCCCACCTCTTCACCACTGACACCTCCTCTCCGCCCACTCATCATCACTGCGTTTCCGTCAACTTCCCCGTTTCTTGCCGGAATTCATCCGCCGGAAGACACCCACTTCACCCCGCCAAGGTCTCCGTGTCCGGCGATGCCAAGACTGAAGCCATCGACCAGGCTGCGGGGCAGGTTGAAGACTCGGCTGAGAGTTTCAGACAAGCTCGG AGATCTGCTGATTGGAAAGCAGCCAAGGCTTATCATGAAAGGGGATTCATCTATGAGGGCAGAATTGAAGGTTGTAATGGAGGTGGTTTGCTGGTTCGGTTTTATTCGCTAGTTGGTTTTCTTCCTTATCCCCAATTGAGTCCATCTCATTCATGCAAAG CATTTAATGTAGAACCAAACAAGGGCATCCGAGAGATTGCAAAAGCTCTAACTGGTTCACTTATTTCTGTGAAG GTAATCCAAGCAGATCAAGAGAACAGGAAATTGATATTCTCTGAAAAGGAAGCTGTGTGGTCAAAGTTTTCTCAACAAATTAATGTAGGGGATATTTTTGAAGGAAGAGTGGCCTCCGTCGAGGATTTTGGTGCTTTTGTTCATTTACGTTTCCCAGATG AAGTGTCGTGGGATTTAGTTCAAGACGTAAGAGACATCCTTACTGAGGGTGATGAAGTGAGGgtgaaaattattaaaatagatAG GGAAAAGTCAAGAGTTACATTGTCAATCAAACAATTAGAAGAAGACCCACTATTTGAAACCTTGGAAAAAGTCATTCCTCAG GATGGCTCAAGCATTCCTGGTTCTTCTGGCACAAGCACTGCATTCAATATTGAACCTCTTCCAGGGCTTGAAGCAATATTAGAAGAGCTATTAAAGGAAGCAGG AATAAATGACGTAAGAATCAGCCGGCAAGGATTTGAGAAGAGGGTGGTTTCACAAGATCTACAACTTTGGCTTTCTAAT GCTCCAGCCATTGGCAATCTGTTCACCCTCCTTGCTCGTGCTGGAAGACag GTGCAGGAAATACAGCTGACAACATCACTTGATCAGGAAGGAATCAAAAGGGCACTGCAGCGGGTGCTGGAACGTGTGCCATGA
- the LOC127799128 gene encoding uncharacterized protein LOC127799128 isoform X1 has product MPIFSAALGSVSGGLAFLSHLFTTDTSSPPTHHHCVSVNFPVSCRNSSAGRHPLHPAKVSVSGDAKTEAIDQAAGQVEDSAESFRQARRSADWKAAKAYHERGFIYEGRIEGCNGGGLLVRFYSLVGFLPYPQLSPSHSCKAFNVEPNKGIREIAKALTGSLISVKVIQADQENRKLIFSEKEAVWSKFSQQINVGDIFEGRVASVEDFGAFVHLRFPDGCYYLTGLVHVSEVSWDLVQDVRDILTEGDEVRVKIIKIDREKSRVTLSIKQLEEDPLFETLEKVIPQDGSSIPGSSGTSTAFNIEPLPGLEAILEELLKEAGINDVRISRQGFEKRVVSQDLQLWLSNAPAIGNLFTLLARAGRQVQEIQLTTSLDQEGIKRALQRVLERVP; this is encoded by the exons ATGCCCATTTTCTCTGCCGCTTTGGGCTCAGTTTCAGGAGGCCTTGCCTTTCTCTCCCACCTCTTCACCACTGACACCTCCTCTCCGCCCACTCATCATCACTGCGTTTCCGTCAACTTCCCCGTTTCTTGCCGGAATTCATCCGCCGGAAGACACCCACTTCACCCCGCCAAGGTCTCCGTGTCCGGCGATGCCAAGACTGAAGCCATCGACCAGGCTGCGGGGCAGGTTGAAGACTCGGCTGAGAGTTTCAGACAAGCTCGG AGATCTGCTGATTGGAAAGCAGCCAAGGCTTATCATGAAAGGGGATTCATCTATGAGGGCAGAATTGAAGGTTGTAATGGAGGTGGTTTGCTGGTTCGGTTTTATTCGCTAGTTGGTTTTCTTCCTTATCCCCAATTGAGTCCATCTCATTCATGCAAAG CATTTAATGTAGAACCAAACAAGGGCATCCGAGAGATTGCAAAAGCTCTAACTGGTTCACTTATTTCTGTGAAG GTAATCCAAGCAGATCAAGAGAACAGGAAATTGATATTCTCTGAAAAGGAAGCTGTGTGGTCAAAGTTTTCTCAACAAATTAATGTAGGGGATATTTTTGAAGGAAGAGTGGCCTCCGTCGAGGATTTTGGTGCTTTTGTTCATTTACGTTTCCCAGATG GTTGCTATTATCTCACTGGACTTGTGCATGTCTCAGAAGTGTCGTGGGATTTAGTTCAAGACGTAAGAGACATCCTTACTGAGGGTGATGAAGTGAGGgtgaaaattattaaaatagatAG GGAAAAGTCAAGAGTTACATTGTCAATCAAACAATTAGAAGAAGACCCACTATTTGAAACCTTGGAAAAAGTCATTCCTCAG GATGGCTCAAGCATTCCTGGTTCTTCTGGCACAAGCACTGCATTCAATATTGAACCTCTTCCAGGGCTTGAAGCAATATTAGAAGAGCTATTAAAGGAAGCAGG AATAAATGACGTAAGAATCAGCCGGCAAGGATTTGAGAAGAGGGTGGTTTCACAAGATCTACAACTTTGGCTTTCTAAT GCTCCAGCCATTGGCAATCTGTTCACCCTCCTTGCTCGTGCTGGAAGACag GTGCAGGAAATACAGCTGACAACATCACTTGATCAGGAAGGAATCAAAAGGGCACTGCAGCGGGTGCTGGAACGTGTGCCATGA
- the LOC127799128 gene encoding uncharacterized protein LOC127799128 isoform X3 produces MPIFSAALGSVSGGLAFLSHLFTTDTSSPPTHHHCVSVNFPVSCRNSSAGRHPLHPAKVSVSGDAKTEAIDQAAGQVEDSAESFRQARRSADWKAAKAYHERGFIYEGRIEGCNGGGLLVRFYSLVGFLPYPQLSPSHSCKEPNKGIREIAKALTGSLISVKVIQADQENRKLIFSEKEAVWSKFSQQINVGDIFEGRVASVEDFGAFVHLRFPDGCYYLTGLVHVSEVSWDLVQDVRDILTEGDEVRVKIIKIDREKSRVTLSIKQLEEDPLFETLEKVIPQDGSSIPGSSGTSTAFNIEPLPGLEAILEELLKEAGINDVRISRQGFEKRVVSQDLQLWLSNAPAIGNLFTLLARAGRQVQEIQLTTSLDQEGIKRALQRVLERVP; encoded by the exons ATGCCCATTTTCTCTGCCGCTTTGGGCTCAGTTTCAGGAGGCCTTGCCTTTCTCTCCCACCTCTTCACCACTGACACCTCCTCTCCGCCCACTCATCATCACTGCGTTTCCGTCAACTTCCCCGTTTCTTGCCGGAATTCATCCGCCGGAAGACACCCACTTCACCCCGCCAAGGTCTCCGTGTCCGGCGATGCCAAGACTGAAGCCATCGACCAGGCTGCGGGGCAGGTTGAAGACTCGGCTGAGAGTTTCAGACAAGCTCGG AGATCTGCTGATTGGAAAGCAGCCAAGGCTTATCATGAAAGGGGATTCATCTATGAGGGCAGAATTGAAGGTTGTAATGGAGGTGGTTTGCTGGTTCGGTTTTATTCGCTAGTTGGTTTTCTTCCTTATCCCCAATTGAGTCCATCTCATTCATGCAAAG AACCAAACAAGGGCATCCGAGAGATTGCAAAAGCTCTAACTGGTTCACTTATTTCTGTGAAG GTAATCCAAGCAGATCAAGAGAACAGGAAATTGATATTCTCTGAAAAGGAAGCTGTGTGGTCAAAGTTTTCTCAACAAATTAATGTAGGGGATATTTTTGAAGGAAGAGTGGCCTCCGTCGAGGATTTTGGTGCTTTTGTTCATTTACGTTTCCCAGATG GTTGCTATTATCTCACTGGACTTGTGCATGTCTCAGAAGTGTCGTGGGATTTAGTTCAAGACGTAAGAGACATCCTTACTGAGGGTGATGAAGTGAGGgtgaaaattattaaaatagatAG GGAAAAGTCAAGAGTTACATTGTCAATCAAACAATTAGAAGAAGACCCACTATTTGAAACCTTGGAAAAAGTCATTCCTCAG GATGGCTCAAGCATTCCTGGTTCTTCTGGCACAAGCACTGCATTCAATATTGAACCTCTTCCAGGGCTTGAAGCAATATTAGAAGAGCTATTAAAGGAAGCAGG AATAAATGACGTAAGAATCAGCCGGCAAGGATTTGAGAAGAGGGTGGTTTCACAAGATCTACAACTTTGGCTTTCTAAT GCTCCAGCCATTGGCAATCTGTTCACCCTCCTTGCTCGTGCTGGAAGACag GTGCAGGAAATACAGCTGACAACATCACTTGATCAGGAAGGAATCAAAAGGGCACTGCAGCGGGTGCTGGAACGTGTGCCATGA
- the LOC127799128 gene encoding uncharacterized protein LOC127799128 isoform X2 — MPIFSAALGSVSGGLAFLSHLFTTDTSSPPTHHHCVSVNFPVSCRNSSAGRHPLHPAKVSVSGDAKTEAIDQAAGQVEDSAESFRQARRSADWKAAKAYHERGFIYEGRIEGCNGGGLLVRFYSLVGFLPYPQLSPSHSCKAFNVEPNKGIREIAKALTGSLISVKVIQADQENRKLIFSEKEAVWSKFSQQINVGDIFEGRVASVEDFGAFVHLRFPDGCYYLTGLVHVSEVSWDLVQDVRDILTEGDEVRVKIIKIDREKSRVTLSIKQLEEDPLFETLEKVIPQDGSSIPGSSGTSTAFNIEPLPGLEAILEELLKEAGINDVRISRQGFEKRVVSQDLQLWLSNAPAIGNLFTLLARAGRQEIQLTTSLDQEGIKRALQRVLERVP, encoded by the exons ATGCCCATTTTCTCTGCCGCTTTGGGCTCAGTTTCAGGAGGCCTTGCCTTTCTCTCCCACCTCTTCACCACTGACACCTCCTCTCCGCCCACTCATCATCACTGCGTTTCCGTCAACTTCCCCGTTTCTTGCCGGAATTCATCCGCCGGAAGACACCCACTTCACCCCGCCAAGGTCTCCGTGTCCGGCGATGCCAAGACTGAAGCCATCGACCAGGCTGCGGGGCAGGTTGAAGACTCGGCTGAGAGTTTCAGACAAGCTCGG AGATCTGCTGATTGGAAAGCAGCCAAGGCTTATCATGAAAGGGGATTCATCTATGAGGGCAGAATTGAAGGTTGTAATGGAGGTGGTTTGCTGGTTCGGTTTTATTCGCTAGTTGGTTTTCTTCCTTATCCCCAATTGAGTCCATCTCATTCATGCAAAG CATTTAATGTAGAACCAAACAAGGGCATCCGAGAGATTGCAAAAGCTCTAACTGGTTCACTTATTTCTGTGAAG GTAATCCAAGCAGATCAAGAGAACAGGAAATTGATATTCTCTGAAAAGGAAGCTGTGTGGTCAAAGTTTTCTCAACAAATTAATGTAGGGGATATTTTTGAAGGAAGAGTGGCCTCCGTCGAGGATTTTGGTGCTTTTGTTCATTTACGTTTCCCAGATG GTTGCTATTATCTCACTGGACTTGTGCATGTCTCAGAAGTGTCGTGGGATTTAGTTCAAGACGTAAGAGACATCCTTACTGAGGGTGATGAAGTGAGGgtgaaaattattaaaatagatAG GGAAAAGTCAAGAGTTACATTGTCAATCAAACAATTAGAAGAAGACCCACTATTTGAAACCTTGGAAAAAGTCATTCCTCAG GATGGCTCAAGCATTCCTGGTTCTTCTGGCACAAGCACTGCATTCAATATTGAACCTCTTCCAGGGCTTGAAGCAATATTAGAAGAGCTATTAAAGGAAGCAGG AATAAATGACGTAAGAATCAGCCGGCAAGGATTTGAGAAGAGGGTGGTTTCACAAGATCTACAACTTTGGCTTTCTAAT GCTCCAGCCATTGGCAATCTGTTCACCCTCCTTGCTCGTGCTGGAAGACag GAAATACAGCTGACAACATCACTTGATCAGGAAGGAATCAAAAGGGCACTGCAGCGGGTGCTGGAACGTGTGCCATGA
- the LOC127800604 gene encoding oil body-associated protein 1A-like, whose translation MEGENRSTHVSVPGEPTHTKTSLVEKATSTIQSFGPINKIHQHLCAFHFYADDMTRQVEAHHYCGHQNEEMRQCLIYDSPKPDANLIGLEYIISEELFLTVPDEEKPLWHSHQYEVKSGMLFMPGVPGPVERKDLEKVCKTYGKTIHFWQIDRGDTLPLGLPQVMMAFTRDGQLYDNLAQDVQKEFGVSFVKERENRAYMTGLANGIHPLANAAGKGLKTVLRETDCKPVDAVPRVVV comes from the exons ATGGAAGGAGAGAACCGATCGACTCACGTCAGCGTCCCCGGCGAGCCCACCCACACCAAGACGTCCCTCGTCGAGAAGGCCACCAGCACCATTCAGAGCTTCGGCCCCATCAACAAGATCCACCAACATCTTTGCGC ATTCCATTTCTACGCCGACGACATGACGAGGCAAGTGGAGGCGCACCACTATTGCGGCCACCAGAACGAGGAGATGAGGCAGTGCCTGATCTACGACAGCCCGAAGCCCGACGCCAATCTGATCGGACTGGAGTACATAATCTCGGAGGAGCTGTTCCTGACGGTGCCGGACGAGGAGAAGCCGCTGTGGCACAGCCACCAGTACGAGGTGAAGAGCGGCATGCTGTTCATGCCGGGGGTGCCGGGGCCGGTGGAGCGCAAGGATCTCGAGAAGGTGTGCAAGACGTACGGCAAGACGATCCACTTCTGGCAGATTGACCGGGGAGACACGCTCCCGCTCGGCCTGCCCCAGGTGATGATGGCCTTCACCCGAGACGGCCAGCTCTACGACAACTTGGCTCAAG ATGTTCAGAAGGAGTTTGGGGTTTCGTTCGTGAAGGAGAGGGAGAATCGGGCCTATATGACAGGGCTGGCAAACGGAATTCACCCACTAGCAAATGCAGCAGGAAAAGGGTTGAAGACAGTGCTAAGGGAGACAGATTGCAAGCCGGTGGATGCCGTGCCCAGGGTCGTCGTTTGA